A portion of the bacterium genome contains these proteins:
- the rpsU gene encoding 30S ribosomal protein S21 — translation MVEVSRREKESIAGLLRRFTRKAQQAGLLKEARKVRYHKRPASSFKKKKSALRRLEIRALRHKLLKAGIIEEGQDVPPQLKKKRK, via the coding sequence AGGGAAAAAGAAAGCATTGCCGGCCTTCTGAGGCGTTTTACGCGAAAAGCCCAGCAGGCAGGGCTTTTAAAAGAAGCTCGAAAAGTGCGCTATCACAAGCGGCCCGCGTCTTCGTTTAAAAAAAAGAAGTCGGCTCTCCGGAGACTTGAGATTCGGGCGCTTCGGCACAAGCTTTTGAAAGCTGGGATTATAGAGGAAGGGCAGGATGTTCCGCCGCAACTGAAGAAAAAGAGAAAGTAG